In the Streptomyces formicae genome, one interval contains:
- a CDS encoding helix-turn-helix domain-containing protein translates to MADLAAPPAPPTPPVPLAALLAREDLGLRQIAGPDARAADTAVQWVHTSEMADPYPYLLGGELLLTAGVHITGPAGTDSALDAYVGRIVAAGGAALGFGVAPVHDTVPRALVDACDHYGLPLLEVPPRTTFSGVARAVWRLMAEARHAELRRVTEAQQGLATAAARTDPIPAVLRQLAARLGGLTALYGPDGAELQSAGRTRDAARDALRELTGVVRRGTPAAPASAAETAGATHLAAYALGGGRGFALGIATERRAPGDHTIAGAAVVLLSLLTGEHQGTSEAARSRALVRLLLGASPEEIGPLLGSDLWTVVHARGEHTPLAASALAAALGSGLVDPRDDVVRLLVPADREITPTDGWTLGVAAPAPPADLPAADTQAARALRRAEATRVPLVHHHANGIAALVAPEEAAAHARVLLAPLSDNEALTTTLRAWLSLHGSWDRTAVALSVHRNTVRQRIARCEALLGTDLNDPDVRMELWFALNRDIGGAP, encoded by the coding sequence ATGGCCGATCTCGCGGCTCCGCCCGCGCCGCCGACCCCGCCCGTACCGCTCGCCGCGCTGCTCGCCCGCGAGGACCTGGGGCTGCGGCAGATCGCGGGGCCGGACGCGCGGGCCGCCGACACGGCCGTGCAGTGGGTGCACACCTCGGAGATGGCGGACCCCTACCCCTATCTGCTCGGCGGCGAGCTGCTGCTCACCGCGGGCGTGCACATCACGGGCCCCGCGGGCACGGACAGCGCCCTCGACGCCTATGTGGGCCGCATCGTCGCGGCGGGCGGCGCGGCGCTCGGCTTCGGCGTCGCCCCCGTGCACGACACCGTGCCGCGCGCCCTCGTCGACGCCTGCGACCACTACGGCCTGCCCCTCCTGGAAGTCCCGCCGCGCACCACGTTCAGCGGCGTCGCCCGCGCGGTGTGGCGGCTGATGGCGGAGGCCAGGCACGCCGAGCTGCGCCGGGTCACGGAGGCGCAGCAGGGCCTCGCCACGGCCGCCGCGAGGACCGACCCGATCCCGGCCGTCCTGCGCCAGCTCGCCGCGCGCCTGGGCGGCCTCACGGCCTTGTACGGGCCCGACGGCGCGGAGTTGCAGTCGGCGGGGCGGACCCGCGACGCGGCGCGGGACGCCCTGCGGGAGCTGACCGGTGTCGTACGCCGCGGCACGCCCGCCGCCCCCGCCTCCGCTGCCGAGACCGCGGGCGCCACCCACCTGGCCGCCTACGCCCTCGGCGGCGGCCGGGGCTTCGCGCTCGGCATCGCCACCGAGCGCCGCGCACCGGGCGACCACACCATCGCGGGAGCGGCCGTGGTGCTGCTCTCGCTCCTCACCGGCGAACACCAGGGCACCTCGGAGGCGGCCCGCTCCCGCGCCCTCGTGCGCCTGCTGCTCGGCGCTTCCCCGGAGGAGATCGGCCCTCTCCTGGGGAGCGACCTCTGGACCGTGGTGCACGCGCGCGGGGAGCACACCCCGCTGGCCGCGTCCGCGCTCGCCGCGGCCCTGGGCAGCGGCCTCGTCGACCCGCGCGACGACGTCGTACGCCTCCTCGTCCCCGCCGACCGCGAGATCACTCCCACGGACGGCTGGACCCTCGGCGTCGCCGCGCCCGCGCCCCCCGCCGACCTGCCGGCCGCCGACACCCAGGCGGCCCGCGCGCTGCGCCGCGCGGAGGCCACCCGCGTCCCCCTGGTCCACCACCACGCGAACGGCATCGCCGCCCTGGTGGCCCCCGAGGAGGCCGCCGCCCACGCGCGCGTGCTCCTGGCCCCCCTGTCCGACAACGAGGCCCTGACGACGACCCTGCGCGCCTGGCTCTCCCTGCACGGCAGTTGGGACCGCACGGCGGTGGCCCTGTCCGTACACCGCAACACGGTCCGCCAGCGCATCGCCCGCTGCGAAGCCCTCCTGGGAACGGACCTCAACGACCCCGACGTCCGCATGGAGCTGTGGTTCGCCCTGAACCGAGACATCGGGGGCGCCCCATAA
- a CDS encoding cation diffusion facilitator family transporter: protein MSQRAEQAVPQENGESTFTVIVAAVANLGIAVAKAVAGVISGSSAMLSEAAHSVADTVTELMLLVSLKAGAKPADEEHPLGYGGARYIWALLASVATFVGGGVFAVYDGVHTLTHGEDPGDPLVSYVVLAIAFLLEGYSLRTGLKQARDEADRFGVHIKRYLRHTPDTAVKAVVMEDSAALVGLVLAAAGLLGGQLTGSGVWDGVASLCIGVLLVYVAWVLGHANSELLIGRPLPPEMRAAVRAELLADPHVVDVLELTTLLQGPREALVAAKVDFRDMSSAADIERACDRMAQRVQERFPAVRRVYLDPTPGPAQDSGVRPAASSR from the coding sequence ATGTCGCAGCGAGCGGAGCAGGCGGTACCGCAGGAGAACGGCGAGAGCACCTTCACGGTGATCGTCGCCGCCGTCGCCAACCTCGGGATCGCGGTGGCCAAGGCGGTCGCCGGTGTCATCAGCGGATCCAGCGCGATGCTCTCCGAAGCGGCCCACTCCGTGGCGGACACCGTCACGGAACTGATGCTGCTCGTCTCCCTGAAGGCCGGTGCCAAGCCCGCCGACGAGGAGCATCCGCTCGGCTACGGAGGGGCCCGCTACATCTGGGCGCTGCTCGCCTCCGTCGCCACCTTCGTCGGCGGTGGCGTCTTCGCCGTGTACGACGGCGTCCACACCCTCACGCACGGCGAGGACCCGGGCGACCCGCTCGTCTCCTACGTCGTGCTCGCCATCGCCTTCCTCCTGGAGGGCTACTCCCTGCGCACCGGACTCAAACAGGCCCGCGACGAGGCCGACCGCTTCGGCGTGCACATCAAGCGCTATCTGCGCCACACCCCCGACACCGCGGTCAAGGCCGTCGTGATGGAGGACTCGGCGGCGCTTGTGGGGCTCGTGCTCGCCGCGGCCGGGCTGCTCGGCGGGCAGCTCACCGGGTCTGGCGTGTGGGACGGCGTCGCCTCGCTCTGCATCGGCGTGCTCCTGGTGTACGTGGCCTGGGTCCTCGGGCACGCCAACTCCGAGCTGCTCATCGGGCGACCGCTGCCTCCGGAGATGCGGGCCGCGGTCCGTGCCGAGCTGCTCGCCGACCCGCACGTCGTCGACGTACTGGAGCTGACCACGCTGCTCCAGGGCCCGAGGGAGGCCCTGGTCGCGGCGAAGGTCGACTTCCGTGACATGTCGAGCGCCGCGGACATCGAGCGGGCCTGCGACCGGATGGCGCAGCGCGTCCAGGAACGTTTCCCCGCGGTGCGGCGCGTGTACCTGGACCCGACGCCGGGACCGGCTCAGGACTCGGGCGTCAGACCCGCCGCGTCCAGCAGGTAG
- a CDS encoding phosphatase — MSIPSRPALVEHLVRTRIAGDVATPRENNLSHYRKLANGDRHYWLGLELGDRWTDEQDVLAVMAERCGVIDDPQFRHGQDTIDPELTVDALERMAARLRKAAAGKERVLFATGHPGGLLDVHRATAAALRSAGCEIVVIPEGLTADEGMVFQFADVAMLERGATLWHTHSPEPMNAILDGLERDGRPQPDLVVADHGWAGRAGQRGLDSVGYADCNDPALFIGEAEGTVQVTVPLDDHVTSPRHYDPMTAYLLDAAGLTPES, encoded by the coding sequence ATGTCCATACCCAGCCGTCCCGCACTCGTCGAGCACCTCGTCCGCACCCGTATCGCGGGCGACGTCGCCACCCCCCGCGAGAACAACCTCAGCCACTACAGGAAGCTCGCGAACGGCGACCGCCACTACTGGCTCGGTCTGGAGCTCGGGGACCGCTGGACCGACGAGCAGGACGTCCTCGCGGTGATGGCGGAGCGCTGCGGCGTGATCGACGACCCGCAGTTCCGGCACGGCCAGGACACCATCGATCCGGAGCTGACGGTCGACGCCCTGGAGCGGATGGCGGCCCGGCTTCGCAAGGCGGCCGCGGGCAAGGAGAGGGTGCTCTTCGCCACCGGGCACCCCGGAGGGCTGCTCGACGTGCACCGCGCGACGGCCGCCGCCCTGCGCTCGGCGGGCTGCGAGATCGTCGTGATCCCCGAGGGTCTGACGGCCGACGAGGGCATGGTCTTCCAGTTCGCCGACGTGGCGATGCTGGAGCGCGGCGCGACGCTGTGGCACACGCACTCCCCCGAGCCGATGAACGCGATCCTGGACGGCCTGGAGCGCGACGGGCGCCCGCAGCCCGACCTGGTCGTCGCCGACCACGGCTGGGCGGGCCGCGCGGGCCAGCGCGGCCTGGACTCCGTCGGCTACGCGGACTGCAACGACCCGGCGCTGTTCATCGGCGAGGCCGAGGGCACCGTGCAGGTCACGGTCCCGCTGGACGACCACGTCACGAGCCCCCGGCACTACGACCCGATGACGGCCTACCTGCTGGACGCGGCGGGTCTGACGCCCGAGTCCTGA